One genomic region from Flavobacteriales bacterium encodes:
- a CDS encoding EI24 domain-containing protein, with translation MNPFQAFRLGISTYITAHRFIVRHRLWGYILFPGLINLALFIIFAWFAWTVTGQWMTAFEEWTGLQDTDSGAIFWIHGTLTFLLSFLLRMLMVMIYLSIYRYIMLILLSPLLALLSEKVDEILTGNRYPFSFSRLLKDAARGSLLAIRNAFRELILSLLVYALAFVPVAGMASPFLIVIIESYFCGFSMIDYSLERKRMNLKNSIHYVRRHRWVGIANGLAFHFIYLLPFIGWVIAPTYGVVAATLAVHELDKNNNA, from the coding sequence ATGAATCCATTTCAGGCTTTCAGGTTAGGCATCAGCACCTATATCACCGCACACCGCTTCATTGTCAGGCACCGTTTATGGGGATACATCCTTTTTCCAGGACTGATTAATCTGGCATTATTTATCATTTTCGCCTGGTTTGCCTGGACGGTCACCGGACAATGGATGACCGCATTTGAGGAATGGACGGGCCTTCAGGATACCGATAGCGGTGCAATATTTTGGATCCACGGCACCCTGACCTTTCTGCTGTCATTTCTGCTGCGAATGTTGATGGTCATGATCTACCTGAGCATTTACCGGTACATCATGCTCATCCTGTTATCACCTCTTCTGGCGCTGTTATCCGAAAAGGTGGACGAAATTCTGACGGGCAACCGTTATCCGTTCAGTTTTAGCCGTCTGTTAAAAGATGCAGCCCGCGGAAGCCTTCTGGCCATCCGGAATGCCTTTCGGGAACTCATCCTTTCGCTTTTGGTATACGCCCTGGCCTTTGTTCCGGTAGCAGGCATGGCAAGCCCCTTTCTCATTGTCATCATCGAATCCTACTTTTGCGGTTTCTCGATGATCGATTATTCCCTTGAAAGAAAACGAATGAATTTGAAAAACAGCATTCACTATGTCAGAAGACATCGATGGGTTGGCATTGCCAACGGGCTGGCATTTCATTTTATTTATCTCCTTCCGTTTATCGG
- a CDS encoding Hsp20/alpha crystallin family protein, giving the protein MTLIKSNFPAWAGMTDFFDNDWLRAGFDQPMWSPAVNVIDHEGAYEIEVVAPGFQKSDFDVSVENRVLVVTGKSETEKNEQSKKYTRKEFSLKSFSKSFTLPDDVTDEDIKARYTDGVLRLELKKTGEKAPAKKEVSVG; this is encoded by the coding sequence ATGACACTGATCAAATCAAATTTTCCTGCCTGGGCAGGAATGACTGACTTTTTCGACAATGATTGGCTGCGTGCAGGGTTCGATCAACCCATGTGGTCGCCGGCCGTAAATGTGATCGACCATGAAGGGGCTTATGAAATTGAAGTGGTGGCGCCCGGATTCCAAAAGTCTGACTTCGATGTATCTGTCGAGAACCGTGTATTGGTGGTAACCGGAAAAAGTGAGACCGAGAAAAACGAGCAGTCTAAAAAATACACCAGAAAGGAATTTAGCCTCAAGTCATTTTCAAAAAGTTTTACCCTGCCGGATGACGTGACCGATGAAGATATCAAGGCACGTTATACCGACGGTGTGTTAAGGCTTGAATTGAAAAAAACCGGGGAGAAGGCTCCCGCGAAGAAGGAAGTGAGTGTGGGGTAG